The Natator depressus isolate rNatDep1 chromosome 25, rNatDep2.hap1, whole genome shotgun sequence genome includes the window gtggggaggagggagtctGTAGTACAGCCCTTCAGACCAGAGTACCTgttagattcacaccccagcctccCAGGGCAAGAGAATGGACATGCCAAGGCGGCCAGGATGGCAGTGACAATCCAGGCAGTGAAGGAGATGAAGGGCATGGGGCAGTTCTACTTTGTGCTGGATGTTTCATATCCAGCCTGTAACAAGAGAACATCCAGGCTATTAAGTCTTTTGACCAGCAGCCATATGCAGTGGCAGTGAATTCAGGTGTTAAAAGGGATGAGACATGCCTTCCTACCCTGTGGCCCTGCCtagcccacccctgccctaatgGGAAGGGCACAGCAGCCAGCTCACCTGAAGCCCAATGACACACTGGCCGGCCTTCATTTTTGCATCATCAAAGTTCCTCTGTTGTTTCTCTGAGTATTTCACCCCGATGTCCACGTCGCTTTGTATCCCCTTGGTCTTTGCCTGCAGCAGAGAGAAGGGCCGggcgggaagggggaggaggagtgttAGAACCGCCGAGTTCTGTCCCTGCATAGAAGAGGGTACTGCAACCTAACGTTGCAGTCATCAGTCAACATACAGATTCAACCCCAGGAACTGCCAGGCTAGAGATGCAGGAGGTTTTATATCCCATACAGAGATGGCTATTTGTTCACTTCCTACACAGCACCTTTGACAGGGCGCAAGGTGTTTTACACTTCTACAAGCTATAGCCATGAAGCAGAGATCCTTTATCCACTGCAGAAATGCAGCTGCTTATGGGGTGGAACGTGGCAGATTTGCCAGTGGCGCAGAGACAGCGTGGGACAGAGCGTAAGGACTCCATGCTGCAGCACAACTCAGATGCTGGTCACTTGCTGGtgtgaactagagtaaatggggGATTCTCTAATGGTAGAGGACTTCAGTAGGcccagccagaggttatgggcctacgACTGGAATTGGTGggagagattctgtggcctgcaacatgcaggaggtcagatgaaatgtggtcccgtctggccttcaCATCTAGGAGTTCGATGGTGGCCTCTGCAGGCCAGACATGGTGACTTCCAGTGCACATGCACTAGATGCGGCATTAATGAGCCTGCCGGGGCTAGCGTAGTAATTTAAGGAGGCAAAATGTAGTTACCCAAACGAGCACTTAGCCAGAACACCAGGACTGACACCTTCATCCTGGTCAGAGGAGCCATGAGACCACATCCATTGTGTGTTTATCCTAAGGCAGCCAATGACCTACTTTCTACTAGCTTTATCCTTCATCCATGCAGGGTATAAAAATCCACTCACCACAAGGCAACACCTTTCACGAGCCGCCCCAGCCCAGAAGGGCCACTTGCAAAGCAATGAGCACACACCTCAGAGACCTGGCACCTCATGGTTTGGGCCATGAgcgacagctccagccccagggtggccAAGCCGCCATTTCCCCTACAGCCCTCCCACAAACCAGCCTGCCTTTGGTTACGGAGGCTTCCCAAGCTTAACAGAGCTGCTTCCTCCCCTGACCCCGAGCTCGCTGGGAAGGCTCCTGGCTGCAGCTGGCTCCATGTGCTGGGGTGAGATCACTTCTTCCCACCACCCAGAGAAGAAGAGCCCCACGGGGAAGTTTGAGCCTGGCTTTGTCTTTAAAGCCGGGGCATTTTGGAGGAGGGAAGAGCTGCAGCTCTACTGTCAGGAGGCCTCAGTGTAGCCACTTCCTTTGGCACCCTAGGGTGCTTGCGACCCATCCCCCCCAGCCACCCTCTCCCCAAACCCATGGGAGCTGGGTGGACTAGGAGAAGGAATGACCACTCCTGCCCACAAGCCATATGGGACAGATCCAGTTAGACACCAGGCTGGGTCCACCCCTGCACAGTCAGGGTCAGAGGTAAAGCAGCTGGTGCAGGCTACTGCAGCCCCAAAAATTAACCTGACTCACGTTCCTGCTTCAACAGCCACTACAGAGCTTTGCAGGGGCACAGAATTACCAGGGTGCAGATCTGCCCTGGCTGTGCCCCCCTCCAACCTCTGGCTCCCCCTGCCTCCATATGACAGGCCACCATACCAAGGGTCtaccagggtgggggagggtgccTTTCATAGTTCTGGTGCATCAGCCGAGATGACCAGGGCAATGACAAGTCAGCCTCACAGCGGTACTCACCATGCCCGCCAGAGCCAGCAGGCACACCTGCACCTGGGTCATGTTCCCGGTCTCGAAGAAGTCGTTGGCTTCAAAGAGGTCGACGGGGTTCATGCCGTACTGAACCATGGCCTTGATGAAGTTGGAGAGGTTCTCCAGCTGGCAGGGAAGAGAGACTGATAAAGACACAGGCCGCAGCCAAAAGGGGGCCAGGGAAGGACCCCGGGAGGCAGCATTTGAGAAGGAGCTCCCAGGGTGGCTAGCGATCAGCCAGGCCACCCTCACTGTAAAGGGAGCAGCCAGCACATACCTGATGCCAGGTCTGAGCCGAGCGGTTGATCTTCCTCACTGAGCCTGGCTGCAGCTTGTTCATGAGCCTGGAGAGAGCGAGAAAGAGCCGTAAGAGCGGACGCCAGCCACCCGGTGTGGAAGCACATTTCCAGCCACAGTGGAGTTGCACAAGCATCTCTTAGGAGGTTCTTGTTCGGCTgcttttaaacaaacaagcagCCGTCAGAGATAAGGGCGTCCACAAAGCTAAACAGTTAGCAGAAGAAATGATCATCCCTAGACTCGCATACAGCGCTTCTCATCCGCTCAAAGCATGTCACAAGAGGGGGGCAGGATcattccccacctgtgaaatggaggcagagaaaaaactgacttgccctaggtcacccagcaggtcactGGTAGAAccgggaatggaacccaggtctcctcagtCTCAGTCTCTAGccactagcccacactgcctCAGGCTTGGgctacacacaaaaaaaaccacacaaacaacTTACCCCAGTGTAGCCACGTCAGTCAGGcgtgtgaaaaaaaaataaaaataattaaaaaggtaCCCCACCCCCAATGATAGTGATGACGACGACAAAGCCCCAGCATAGACGGCAACAGAGGCCAACACTGTTCAGAACGGTGATCCTCCTATCCCAGCAGGACCCCTCCTCGTGGCGtatgctgcatctacactagcaGGCTCCACCAGTACAGCGATGCCGACATGGGCTGCGTCTACACTTCAAAGCCACTGTCAATGCAATATTAAAAACCCCAAGTCTCTAAGATTCAGGCTAGCCACACTATTTATTATGGGAGTCGCTCGGTGTCCCTGGCATGGGTCATTGTTCTAGGCACAGGACGCACGCAGAACACAGAACATTAATTCAATGTTAAGATTTAAACTCACACTTAAGGAGGCACGGATATTATGgtccccacagcagctccaggCCGTGCTGGCCTTGCATAGGAAAGCAGCGACGTGAACACCATCAGCATGATAAAGTGGCAAGGGAGTTTGGAATGGCAAAATGCAAGTTCCCCCTGAGCTAGCAGGTTGCGCCACATGGCCCTGGGAAGGTAATTTCCAGCTGGTTTCCCCTAGCAggatcatcatcatgttcctgaCATATCAGTCCCCCGGAGAGAAGTCAGCCCTAGTTTCACTTACACATACATCAGGAGCATTACCACCACTGAGAATGCATGGCCCTGGCATGTGTGGTTAGAGGCTAATGCAATATTCTTGTTATGTATTTTCTCCCTCTATTTTGAGCTTCAGACACTTTCAGCAACAAGATTGTTACCAGGATCTCCGATtccacccacccccccaatcACAGAACCAAGACAGAGAGCCATTAGAGGCCAATAAATGGATAATAAGCCATTCTCCCCTCAGACACCCTGTCTGCTAACCAACAAAGGCTGCTTCAGAAGAAATCCTGGAACAGTCCCTCTTGCTCCAGGCCCTGGGAATGGCCAGGCTCTGCTGCATTTCTTTGCAGAGGCAGATCTGAACCCTGGAACATTCCCATCTTTCAGATGCTTTCCTGGAACTGgattttcctctcctgctgtttGCAGCTGCCCAGACTATTATGAATATCTACAATCTGCTTTTGGAGATCCTTGGAGAGACGCTAGAAGAAGGCAAAGCATTCACTATTCATGACACTGGGTCTCCAGCACTTACTGAATTGCCAGTATGTGCTTAGAGTTACTCCAGATGTGACCCTGCTCCTCCCTAGGCCCTTGACACCCAGGCCAGGGGCTCCAATGCTCCTCAAGTCAATTCCCTTTTAAATTAGCTCTGGTATCCCCTTGGGCACTTCTACTAAGTGACATCTCACAGCCAGGAGCAGGACCCTCTGCCATTGCATTCGCCAGCCAATCCCAGAGCACAAGCGCTTGCCTGGCCCTAGTCCAGCCAACGCCTCTGCCCAGAGGCCAGCCAACCCTCCTGCATCCTAGGCCAAGACTGGGAGTCTAGCTCCAAGCTCAGGACTTTTGCAGAGACATCACAGGCAACCACTGAGCCAGGGCTAAACTGGTGCTTTAAGTGCTGGTATCATTTGCTATGGGGCAAGAGGAGCAGTTAACGCCTCACCCAGGCTGGTCACAGCTCTGCATGCCCCATTATATCCTCCGCTTCCCTCCCACGCTGCCTTTGCCGTGTATTAGAGCCCGCATCAGGTCCAATATGCTGGACCGACTTTGCACATCTCCAACGTTTTTCTGAAGTGGCACCGCTGGCTTTAAGCCTCCAAGCCggtctgcagctcctgctgtggCCCTGTAATGCAGGATGGGTGCAACTGGCCAGCAAGATGGAAGGACATGGAGCTCTTCCCCTGGATGGCAAGGAGAGGTCAGCGCTCACAGCCTGCTGCTCCATCAGTTCCCCCCTGACCAATGCAGACCCATGACCTCCTGGGCCCTCACAGACTCACTCGCAGAGGATCACTCCATCCTTCAGCCCCAACTGGAAATCGGGGCCGATCTCCTTCCCGGTGATGCTCTCGATCCATATCCTCAGCTCAGCCTCCTTCTGGGGGTCGTACTTCTGGGCaagctgggaggagagcagagaatGGAAGAGTCAGGCAGCTCCTCGCTGGGTCCCCTGGGCTAGCCACCCCTCCACCCACTGCCCACTTCCTGGTGAGCTCAGCCACAAGGCCACATTCCCGCTCGCTGCACATGGGTAGCGGGCAGCACCTTTCAGTAAGGGCTGCTAGGACACACGAccatgggggaagagagaaaagagaaagaaaacaagtgaGACTCCATGATCAGAGACCTCTGGGAAAGCTGAAAGGAGACAGGACAATACTGGGGCCACCCAGTCTGAGCCAGATGTGTAGCTCCCCCACAGAAAGGGTGGGGGTAGCATGCAAAGCTAATGCAGTCCCCCAGCGCAGGCTAAAGCAGCCTCAAGTTGCACCCCTGTTTCAGTCGTCCTCTAGTCTGCTCCCCAGCAGAGCCCATATAAACAGGGTACGTGTCTGCCCC containing:
- the CNN2 gene encoding calponin-2 isoform X2 — its product is MDREHHREGDRPRFPVGAEGWSDPLRTDVATLGLMNKLQPGSVRKINRSAQTWHQLENLSNFIKAMVQYGMNPVDLFEANDFFETGNMTQVQVCLLALAGMAKTKGIQSDVDIGVKYSEKQQRNFDDAKMKAGQCVIGLQMGTNKCASQSGMTAYGTRRHLYDPKNQILAPMDHSTISLQMGTNKCASQVGMTAPGTRRHIYDTKMGTEKCDNTSMSLQMGSNQGANQSGQIFGLGRQIYDPKYCPQGNTGDVANAVYDQSTDPPEYHYYREEEGY